A region from the Verrucomicrobiia bacterium genome encodes:
- a CDS encoding FAD-dependent oxidoreductase, with protein sequence MAARVLRDRGRKVRLIEKARGVGGRLATRRLGDHTADLGAQFFTAHDSQFRALVRDWVEAGVARQWSTGFHAPDGTFRDNGVPRYRGNGGMASIAKHLAEGLDVRLQAKAVRAEAAESGWKVSMEDGSVHTARALLLTAPVPQSLALLQEGHVTIPDPAGSDLAQIDYAPCLTLLATLTSPSQIPEPGGLWMSGEPLLWMADNVLKGVSATSTPVVTLHAGQEFSRDHWETPEPEVTAMMLAAAKPWLGSPVATTYLHRWRYSVPLRVHPEPFVVVRAPAPLGFAGDAFGGPRVEAAALSGHAAGAALAEVLT encoded by the coding sequence GTGGCTGCCCGAGTGCTCCGCGACCGGGGTCGCAAGGTGCGCCTGATCGAGAAAGCCCGCGGGGTTGGCGGACGCCTGGCAACGCGCCGCCTCGGTGATCACACGGCGGATCTTGGTGCCCAGTTCTTTACCGCCCACGATTCCCAGTTCCGGGCGCTGGTGCGGGACTGGGTGGAGGCAGGGGTGGCCCGTCAGTGGTCCACCGGATTCCATGCCCCGGACGGCACATTTCGGGACAACGGGGTGCCCCGCTACCGGGGGAATGGTGGAATGGCTTCCATCGCCAAACATCTCGCCGAAGGCCTCGACGTCCGGCTCCAGGCAAAGGCCGTCCGCGCCGAAGCTGCCGAGTCCGGCTGGAAGGTCTCGATGGAAGATGGATCTGTCCACACTGCCCGGGCCCTGCTGCTGACAGCGCCCGTTCCCCAGAGTCTCGCCTTGCTTCAGGAAGGCCATGTGACCATTCCAGACCCTGCCGGATCGGATCTGGCTCAGATCGACTACGCGCCGTGCCTCACCCTGCTGGCAACGCTAACCAGCCCCAGCCAAATCCCTGAGCCCGGCGGTCTCTGGATGAGCGGAGAACCGCTCCTGTGGATGGCGGACAACGTCCTCAAGGGCGTTTCCGCGACCTCGACTCCGGTGGTGACCCTTCATGCGGGACAGGAATTCAGCCGGGACCACTGGGAAACGCCGGAACCGGAGGTCACCGCGATGATGCTGGCGGCGGCAAAGCCCTGGCTGGGAAGTCCGGTCGCCACGACTTACCTGCATCGCTGGCGATACAGCGTCCCGCTCCGTGTCCATCCGGAACCGTTTGTGGTCGTGAGGGCACCTGCGCCCTTGGGATTCGCCGGTGACGCCTTCGGGGGCCCTCGCGTGGAAGCCGCCGCTCTCTCCGGGCACGCCGCGGGTGCGGCACTTGCCGAAGTCCTCACCTAG
- a CDS encoding CotH kinase family protein has protein sequence MALVVLMLGTAQSATLAGPGLRWEVGEQKFRVGMADDARTEWRFQRSEDLVRWVDVPSMGTVRTGSGEVAWTAPIVVNPGAGAGFLRGVATEGLYDAAVLRTFHLRFAQADWRSRLTANYATAINLAADLEFEGVQYAGVGVRYKGNTSYFLSGAKKSLNIEIDYSDPDRALEGYRTLNLNNAFSDSTLMREPLYFNALRQYAVGPRAGFAQLYINDEYWGVYVLAQQTDGELIREYFASNRGDRWKAPSGGGGGGGGGGPGGGGGGGFASGQRALMYLGDDPARYQALYELKKDGTSNAWANLIHAADVLNNAPAEAFRDRVEEVLAVDRWLWFLAVENVYTDDDSYWNKGADYGIYFEPESGRLHPLQHDGNEAFGTARAQLNPLQGVGNANRPVISRLLAIPELRQRYLAHLRTVLDESFRVETVVPLMDRQRALIEDALEGDTRRGFTMAAFRTALTALTNHVRLRHAYLANHVEIRPIPPSIVSVMGPSLADSSRAARIVATIRPYGGEGIDSVWLHRREGDTGPFTPVAMVAGGPGSSGESGGETLDFEVELPPAPVSTRIRYYVEARSGNAAHAASFAPARAEQETFEITFAPPVAGGSPVLINELMASNGTTLADPQGHFDDWIELWNRTDAPVDLSGWFLSDNPERPRKWRIPDGTTLAPGGFLLVWADEDGGDQPGLHANFKLSADGEQILLVDRDDRGNAVMDFVAFGPQRRDVAYGRSAREAGRWEFMRPTPGQPNR, from the coding sequence GTGGCCCTGGTCGTCTTGATGCTGGGCACGGCGCAATCGGCGACCCTGGCCGGGCCCGGGCTGCGCTGGGAGGTCGGTGAGCAGAAATTCCGGGTCGGGATGGCGGACGATGCCCGCACGGAGTGGCGGTTTCAGAGGTCGGAGGACCTTGTACGCTGGGTGGATGTGCCGTCCATGGGGACCGTCCGAACCGGGTCTGGCGAAGTGGCCTGGACGGCACCGATCGTCGTCAACCCAGGGGCGGGGGCCGGGTTCCTGCGGGGGGTGGCGACCGAAGGGTTGTACGACGCGGCGGTACTCCGGACGTTCCACCTGCGGTTCGCCCAGGCCGACTGGCGTTCCCGCCTGACGGCCAACTACGCCACGGCGATCAACCTGGCGGCAGATCTCGAGTTCGAAGGCGTGCAGTACGCCGGCGTGGGGGTCCGGTACAAGGGCAACACCTCCTATTTTCTCAGCGGCGCCAAGAAGTCCTTGAACATCGAGATCGACTACTCCGATCCGGACCGGGCATTGGAGGGCTACCGGACCCTGAACCTCAACAACGCCTTCAGCGATTCGACGCTGATGCGCGAGCCCCTCTATTTCAACGCGCTCCGGCAATACGCCGTGGGGCCTCGGGCGGGTTTCGCACAACTGTATATCAACGACGAATATTGGGGTGTCTATGTGCTGGCCCAACAGACGGACGGCGAACTGATCCGCGAATACTTCGCCAGCAACCGCGGGGACCGCTGGAAGGCGCCCAGCGGGGGCGGCGGAGGGGGTGGAGGAGGAGGACCGGGGGGCGGGGGAGGAGGGGGATTTGCCAGCGGCCAACGGGCCCTGATGTACCTGGGCGACGACCCGGCCCGCTATCAGGCGCTTTACGAGTTGAAGAAGGACGGCACCTCCAACGCCTGGGCCAACCTGATTCATGCCGCCGACGTTCTGAACAACGCCCCGGCCGAGGCCTTCCGCGACCGGGTGGAGGAGGTCCTGGCGGTCGATCGCTGGTTGTGGTTCCTGGCGGTCGAGAATGTGTACACGGACGACGACAGTTACTGGAACAAGGGGGCTGACTACGGGATCTACTTCGAGCCGGAGAGCGGGCGACTCCATCCACTCCAGCACGATGGCAATGAGGCGTTCGGAACAGCCCGCGCCCAACTCAACCCCCTGCAAGGCGTGGGCAATGCGAATCGCCCGGTGATCAGCCGCCTTCTCGCCATCCCGGAACTCCGTCAACGCTACCTGGCCCACCTCCGCACGGTGCTGGACGAGTCGTTCCGGGTGGAGACCGTCGTCCCCCTGATGGACCGCCAGAGGGCCCTGATCGAGGACGCCCTCGAGGGGGATACGCGGCGTGGCTTCACGATGGCGGCGTTCCGCACCGCGTTGACCGCGTTGACCAATCACGTCCGCCTGCGTCATGCCTACCTTGCCAACCACGTGGAAATCCGCCCGATTCCACCGTCCATCGTGTCGGTGATGGGCCCCTCCCTGGCGGACTCCTCCCGGGCTGCACGCATTGTGGCCACGATTCGACCGTACGGAGGGGAGGGCATCGACTCGGTGTGGCTGCACCGCCGCGAGGGTGACACCGGCCCGTTCACACCGGTTGCCATGGTCGCAGGCGGGCCCGGCAGTTCGGGGGAAAGCGGCGGGGAAACGCTGGACTTCGAGGTGGAGCTGCCGCCGGCGCCGGTGAGCACCCGCATTCGCTACTATGTGGAGGCCCGCTCAGGAAATGCCGCCCATGCCGCCTCCTTCGCGCCGGCCCGGGCGGAGCAGGAGACCTTCGAGATCACCTTCGCGCCCCCTGTGGCCGGGGGCAGCCCAGTTTTGATTAACGAACTGATGGCGTCGAACGGGACGACCCTGGCCGACCCCCAGGGTCATTTCGACGACTGGATCGAGCTTTGGAACCGGACGGACGCACCTGTGGACCTGTCCGGCTGGTTCCTCAGCGACAATCCCGAACGCCCGCGCAAGTGGCGGATACCCGATGGAACGACCCTTGCGCCCGGGGGCTTCCTCCTGGTCTGGGCCGATGAGGACGGCGGGGATCAACCCGGCCTGCACGCCAATTTCAAGCTGTCCGCGGACGGTGAGCAGATACTGCTGGTCGATCGCGACGACCGAGGCAACGCGGTGATGGACTTCGTGGCCTTTGGTCCGCAGCGGAGGGACGTCGCGTACGGGCGGTCGGCGCGGGAAGCCGGACGTTGGGAGTTCATGAGGCCAACGCCCGGCCAGCCGAATCGCTGA
- a CDS encoding malate dehydrogenase: MKTPIRVAVTGAAGQIGYSLLFRIASGSMFGPDQPVILHLIEIEPALPALQGVVMELDDCAFPLLKGVVPTASLDEGFKGVNWALLVGSVPRKQGMERKDLLGINGKIFIGQGQAIQRSAATDVRILVVGNPCNTNCLIAMNNARAIPADRWLAMTRLDENRAKTQLAKKASVDVTAVSQLAIWGNHSATMYPDFFNARIHGRPVPEVIGHHEWLHGEFITTVQQRGAAIIKARGASSAASAANAVVDTVRSVVQPTASGDWTSIAVCSDGSYGLEKGLICSFPIRSDGRRLEIVQGVPLNEFSQARIAATVNELKEEREMVRELIPA; the protein is encoded by the coding sequence ATGAAAACTCCCATCCGTGTCGCCGTCACCGGGGCCGCCGGCCAGATCGGCTATTCCCTCCTCTTCCGGATCGCCTCCGGCTCGATGTTTGGACCCGATCAACCGGTCATCCTGCACCTCATCGAGATCGAACCGGCGCTTCCGGCACTGCAGGGAGTGGTGATGGAACTGGACGATTGCGCCTTTCCGCTCCTCAAGGGGGTGGTGCCCACGGCCAGTCTGGACGAGGGATTCAAGGGGGTGAACTGGGCGTTGCTGGTGGGGTCGGTTCCCCGGAAACAGGGGATGGAGCGCAAGGACCTGCTGGGCATCAACGGGAAGATCTTCATCGGCCAGGGACAGGCCATTCAGCGGAGCGCAGCCACGGACGTCCGGATCCTCGTGGTGGGCAACCCGTGCAATACGAACTGCCTGATTGCCATGAACAACGCCCGGGCCATCCCTGCGGACCGGTGGCTGGCCATGACCCGTCTGGACGAGAACCGTGCCAAAACACAGTTGGCGAAGAAGGCCAGCGTGGACGTCACCGCCGTCTCGCAACTGGCCATCTGGGGCAATCACAGCGCGACGATGTACCCGGACTTCTTCAATGCACGAATCCACGGCAGGCCGGTGCCCGAGGTCATCGGGCACCATGAGTGGCTGCATGGCGAGTTTATCACCACGGTGCAGCAGCGCGGCGCCGCGATCATCAAGGCCCGGGGCGCCTCCTCCGCCGCCAGTGCGGCCAATGCGGTCGTCGATACCGTGCGCTCCGTGGTCCAGCCCACCGCCTCCGGTGACTGGACCAGCATCGCGGTTTGCTCGGACGGCAGCTACGGACTGGAGAAGGGCCTCATCTGTTCGTTCCCCATCCGCAGCGACGGGCGACGGTTGGAGATTGTGCAGGGCGTCCCGCTGAATGAGTTCTCCCAAGCCCGCATTGCGGCCACCGTGAACGAGCTGAAGGAGGAACGGGAGATGGTCCGGGAATTGATACCGGCCTGA